A segment of the Desulfurellaceae bacterium genome:
GGTCATTCCGTTTCCCGGACGTGCGTCGGGTACGATTCTCGGCGGCGGGAGGACGGATAAAGGCGATGGGGAGAGGGCGAAACGGACAAAAAAACGGGCAGCCCGTTCATGAGCTGCCCGCTTATCGGAAAAAAGGGTGAAGAGCCTCGCGTTTAGCCGACCCGGCGCAGATTCACCTCGCGCTCAAGCCCACTCGTTTGGACCATGCCGAGATACATTTCAAGCTCTTCAATGTCTGCCTGCTCCGCCTCAATCTGGTTCTCCAGCATGACGCGCAGCGGCAGGTTATCGTCGGCCAGGGCGTGGGCGTCCATGTATGCCTGCAGGGCAGCCCGTTCGAGTTCCAAATCCTGGTTCAGCATCTCTTCGAGGTCGGTTGACTGGCGAATCGGCGCGCCCAACTCGACCGTCGGGATACCGCCCAGGATCACAACTTTCTGGCCGAACTTGTGGGCGTGGCCGTGGGCACTCTCGCTCTGGTCGGAAAAGAAGCCCGCGTACTCCTTGCGCCACAAGCCGCTGACCAGCAGGGCGTGCTGTTTGTACTGCATGACTGCGGTGTGTTCCAAAGCAACCGCCTTATTGAGCGCATCAATCATCTTTTTGGTATCCATCGTGAACTCCTTTCGCTTCAGGACAGGACAAAACGTCGTATGCACATAGAGTAATACGCTCGACCCGGTGTGTCAAGCCTATTTTCGATCTAAGTTACTGATTTTGTTGAATAAAATGATTCTGATAATCATTTTCAACTAGAAGCAAAGACGATTTTGAAATCCATTTTCAATTAGAAACGCTATTCATGAACTGATATTGAAAAGCATTTTCAATTCACCCCGGAAAGGACGCCATATGGGACCCTAGTCTATATTTCACAGGACCGGAGATAAGAGCTGAAAAGCGGCCAGAGGTATGCACCCAGAGCCCGTGGAGACATCGTCTTCGCGGGCTTTTTTTGTGCCGTTCAGGCTCAGTCGGAAAAGGAGGAAGAACCGATGGAAAAAATCCAGGACAACAACACGGTCGTCTTCATGAACCAGCGTGGGCTTTCCACCCGGATCTGTCCGCGTGGCAGTGTGGCCGTGTGTATCGGTCATACCTGCGTGTCCCTCCGCAAGTCGGATTTTCTCGATCTGGCGGAAATTATCATGGCCACCCAACAACACCTGCTCGAACATGACGGCTTTGAACATGGCCACACAAAGCACTGAGTCGGTCGGCACCTGAACTTGAGAAGGAGATTGCATGAAGAAGTCAATATGGATGATGTTTGCGGGCCTGCTGTTCAGCGCCCTTCCGGCCTTCGCCACCATTCAGGTCAGCCTGGAAAACCCGGCCAGCGGGACGAGCGCCAGCGGAGTGACGGTTGTTTCCGGCTGGGCCTTCAGCGACAGCGGCGCCGCAGTCACGGTCTCGCTGCGCGTCAACGGGAAAACCACCGAGACCACAGTGCTGTGCTGCGGACCGCGTCAAGATGTCAAGGATAGGCACGCAGCGGCGCCGCTCAACAGCGGCTTCGGCCTGTTGTGGAATTATGGTGCATTGCCCTCGGGCGTCCACACCATCGGCGTCGAAGTCAGCGCCGAGGGCGAGGAGTCGGTGATTGCGGACAGCAGCATCACCGTGGTGAGACCGGCCGATGCCGAGTTTCTCGAGTCGCTCTCAATCGACAATGCCAGGGTCGACATACATGACGGCGAAATTCATATTACCGAGGCCGAGGCGACCCCAACAGACGACACCTCAGTCAAAACAGATCTGACCCTGTCCTACCACGTCAGCCGTCAGGGGTTTGGGATCGACATGGCTCAGGATGACCTCGGTCCCATGCAGTCCCCCTACGATGCGTTGGAACTGTTAGAGGATGTCGCCCATGCCATCTTCGCCACCTATGACGCGCTGAATGAAGCGACGATAGACCCGGAGGCGTCCACCACGGGCATGACGGTGGACACGAGCACCCTGCACGCGGCGGTCCATTCCTTTGTCGGGACGAGCGCCGGAAGCCAGGCTGCGGCTGTTGAGCTGCTGCCCGCCGTCCAAGCCGCCTGGCGGAATACGCGGGTCCCCTGGGAGCAGAGCGAGGCGTTTCTGTTCGGGCCGGTGGACAGTGACGAACACGACCCCTTCCTGGATACCTGGCCGCTCAACGTCACCGACCTCGAAAATATCATCGCCTCCAGCGATGACATTGCGACCCTCGATCTTGCCGACGATGTCCAGGGCTTCCACGCCCTGGAATATCTGCTGTTCCAAGACAAAAACGGGAGTACCGACCCCGCCGCGATTGTGGCCGGCTTCAGCACCGACGAACGCAGGCGAACCTACGCGCGGACTGTGGCCGGTCTCTTTGCCCGCCACACCCAGGAACTCCGCAACAGTTGGGACCCGGCAGGCGGCGACTTTGTGCACGAACTGGCCCTGGCCGGCCGCGGTAGGATGACCTACACCGACCAGAAATCGGCCGTGCAGGAGCTGGTCAACGGCATGATCGGGATTGCCGACGAGTTGGGCAACGTCAAAATAGGGGTTCCTCTCAACGATCAGAGCACCGCCGAAGAAGAGTCGCGCTTCAGCAACAACTCCAGGCGCGACTTCATCGACAACGTGCGCAGCATCAACAACGTCTATGAGGGCCGTTTTGACCAGCATGACGGCACCTCGACGGGAGTGACGGATTTTGTCGCCAATCAAGACCCGGCCCTTGACGCGAAGGTACGGATGGCGATCCGTGACGCCATGACGGCAGTCATCGCCATCCCCGAGCCGTTTGGCCAGAGCATCATGAGCCATCGCGCGACTGTCCAAGCGGCGGTCGAGGCAGCCCAGCACTTGCAGGCGACGCTGGAAGAAATCCTGCCTGTCGTCCAGGCGGCGAGCTTCACCCACTGAGCGACCCGATGACTGAACGAGGGAGAGACTGCCCTGAGCGGCCCATCCCCTACAGGACACGTTCCTGCTCTCCTTCCAGACACCTAAGGGTTCAGACCAAGAGCCAAGGAAGGAGCAAGGAGAGCAGTGTTGTATCGTGCGTTTATCCTGTGTGTCTGCCTGGTGTGGCCGGCGGTGAGTCAGGCCACCCTGACCGTCAGCCTCGAAAACCCCGGCGATAGCGGCAGTGTCTCGGGCCTGAGCGTCATTTCCGGCTGGGCCTTCTCGGACAGCGACGCGCCCATTACGGTCGCGCTCCGCATCAACGGCGAGCCCTACGGCCCCGTCCCCTGCTGCGGCCCGCGCCAGGATGTGACGGACGCCATCCCTGGGGCGCCGCTGCATACGGCCTTCGGCCTGCTGTTCAACTACGGCCTGCTCGACGCGGGCGTCCACAGCCTGGGGGTGGAGGTCACGGCGCCGGGCGAAGAGCCGGTCTTTGTCGAGCATCCCGTCAGGGTGGTGAAGCCGGGCGGGGCCGAGTTCGTTGACCAGCTCGACCTGAGTCAGGCCCAGGCCGGCATTGAGGGCAATGAACTCGTGCTGTCCGGGGTCCGGCTGCGCTCCGAGCTGGGCACAAGCACGGTTGACCTGCGGGTGACCTATGAGCCGCGTAACCAATCGCCGGTCATTGTGGCCGCCACCGACAGCGACCCGAGCGGCGCTCAGCACGCCGCCCTGTCGGGCGGCGAGACCACCCTTTTCGACGCGAGCAGCCAGGCGTTTGAAATGCCGGCTCCGAACCTGGTCGGGGAGCGTCTCCAGAAGCATTTTGATGGGGACGCCGCTTTTGGAGACAGTTTTGTCACCGCCCCGGCTCCGGTCTTCAGCGGCCTGGGTCCCATCTTCAACAATAATGCCTGCGACAGCTGTCACCCGAAAAACGGACGCGGCCGCCCGCCCCGCGAGGGCGAGCGGCTGAGGTCCATGTTTCTGCGTATCAGCGTCCCCGGCACCGACCCCCTGACGGGCGGGCCGCTGCCCGTTCCGGGTATGGGCACCCAGCTCCAACATCGGGCCGTGTTTGGTGTCCGGCCGGAAGCGGACGTGAGCATGACCGAGACCGAGCGTATCGAAACCTTTGCCGACGGCGAGACCATTCGTCTGCGGACGCTACACTTCCACATCGAGAATCCGACTGAACCCCTGCCCGCCCATGTCCTGACCTCGCCGCGCACCGGCCTGCCTGTCTTAGGACGCGGCCTGCTCGAAGCGATTGAGCAGGAGACGATCCTGGCCCTGGCCGACGAGTTTGACGCCGATGGAGACGGGATTTCCGGTCGGCCGAATATGGTCTGGGACATCGTAAGCGGCACAACACAGCTCGGCCGCTTTGGCTGGAAGGCCAATAATCCCAACCTCTTCCAGCAGACCTTCAGCGCCTATCAGCAAGACATCGGCATTACCAATCCGGTCTTGCCGCTTGAAAGCGCCTCGGGCCAAATCCAGGCCGACGGCCTGTCCGACGATCCCGAGATCGATATGGAAACCCTTGATGTGGCGACCTTCTACGTCCAGACGCTGGCCGTTCCGGCCCGTCGCAACATACACGACCCACAGGTCCGTAGAGGCGAAGCACTGTTTGGTGAGGCCGGTTGTGCGGCCTGCCATACCCCGACGCTGCGGACAGGCGTCCTGGTCGGGGTGC
Coding sequences within it:
- a CDS encoding c-type cytochrome; this translates as MYRAFILCVCLVWPAVSQATLTVSLENPGDSGSVSGLSVISGWAFSDSDAPITVALRINGEPYGPVPCCGPRQDVTDAIPGAPLHTAFGLLFNYGLLDAGVHSLGVEVTAPGEEPVFVEHPVRVVKPGGAEFVDQLDLSQAQAGIEGNELVLSGVRLRSELGTSTVDLRVTYEPRNQSPVIVAATDSDPSGAQHAALSGGETTLFDASSQAFEMPAPNLVGERLQKHFDGDAAFGDSFVTAPAPVFSGLGPIFNNNACDSCHPKNGRGRPPREGERLRSMFLRISVPGTDPLTGGPLPVPGMGTQLQHRAVFGVRPEADVSMTETERIETFADGETIRLRTLHFHIENPTEPLPAHVLTSPRTGLPVLGRGLLEAIEQETILALADEFDADGDGISGRPNMVWDIVSGTTQLGRFGWKANNPNLFQQTFSAYQQDIGITNPVLPLESASGQIQADGLSDDPEIDMETLDVATFYVQTLAVPARRNIHDPQVRRGEALFGEAGCAACHTPTLRTGVLVGVPEVSHQTIHPYTDMLLHDMGEGLADGRPDFLATGREWRTPPLWGIGLTLRIQGHTLFLHDGRARSLMEAIMWHGGEAARSREAVRAMAKEDRQALIAFLESL